Below is a genomic region from Leptospira barantonii.
ACCGCCGCCGATCCAGATCGTCACCGGTAGATTGGATAGAAAATCAGGCATGAAAGACGCATTCTCCCGAGTGGAACAGATTCGTAAATTTTTTTCAGAGTTCAATCCGTTTTTTCTATTTTAAAAAAAAGGGAAACCGTTTGAACTATCCAAGTAAGACATGAAAAAGAAAATTCTCCTCTCGTTCGCCGCGGCGATATTGCTTCTTCAATTCCTTCCTCTCAAACCGCCCGAAGGAAAGAATCAAAACGAAATCCAGACCTCGGACGAAGTCAAAAAGATATTGAAGAAATCCTGTTACGATTGTCATTCCGATCTTACCGTCTGGCCCTGGTATTCCAAAATTTTTCCGGTAAACGCGTATCTTTTTCACCACGTCGACGAGGGAAAGGCGGAACTCAATTTTTCACAATGGGGAGAATTGTCCAAAAAGGAAAAATCCAACAAGGGCGATTCCATTTTAGAAACTCTGGAAGAAGGCGAAATGCCTCCGAGCGACTACGTTCTTTTACATCCCTCCGCTAAGATTACCAAGGAAGAATTGGAAGTTTTAAAAAACTGGATTCATGATTTGGAAGAAGAGTATCAGAAAGAATAATCGAAAATAATCTGGCAAAGATCGTCATGACAGGCAAAGAAAAAAAACTCTGGGGCGGAAGATTTCAGGAAAAGGCTTCTTCCATTATGGAACGGATCGGAGAATCCGTTTCCTTCGATCATAAACTCTACCGGGAAGACATTCAGGGAAGTATCGCTCACGCGAGAATGTTGAAACAAATCGGCATCTTAAACGCGGAAGAATTGTCCAAAATTGAAACCTCTCTTGCTCAAATCAAAACCGAACTTGAAGAAGGAAAACTTGAATTCAAATCGGAACTCGAAGACATTCACATGCACATCGAATCCAGATTGACCGAGCTCATCGGAGAAACCGGAAAAAAATTACATACCGCTCGATCCAGAAACGATCAAGTCACTCAGGACGTACGTCTTTATATTCTCAATCAAGGAAAGGGAATTCTAAGATCGATCGTAAACTTAAGAATTTCTTTATATGAAAAAGCCCAACAAAGCGTGGACGTGATCATTCCGGGTTACACACATTTGCAGGTCGCACAACCGATCCGTGCTTCTCAATATCTTCTTTCCTGGTTTTGGGCCTTGGAAAGAGATCAGGAATTTTTGCGTTTTGCGCTCAAGGCCTCGGGAGAATTGGCCCTCGGTTCGGGTGCGATGGCGGGCGTTAACTATCCGACCGATCGAGAGTTCCTCAAAAAAGAATTAGGACTTTCTAAAGTATCTCCGAACTCCATGGACGGGGTTTCGAGTCGGGATCATATTCTACAATTCTTATTCGCTTCCTCACAGTTGATGATCCACGCGTCTCGGATCTGCGAGGATATTATTCTTTATTCTTCCCAGGAATTCGGAATTCTTCGTTTGCCGGATTCGTTGACCACGGGTTCTTCCATCATGCCTCAGAAAAAAAATCCGGACATCGCGGAACTCATTCGAGGCAAAGCGGGAAGGGTGATCGGAAACTTGAATCATCTTCTCGTGATGCTCAAGGGGTTGCCTTCGACTTACAACCGGGATCTGCAAGAAGACAAGTTAGCTCTCTTTGATTCGATCGAAACCGTACAGATCAGTTTGGAAGGAATTCGGGAAATGATCGAAGGTTGGGTTTGGGTTCCCGAAAGAGCGGAATCTTCCCTGAAAAACGGATTTGCTACGGCCACGGATCTCGCGGACTTTCTCGTAAACGAAAAGAAAATTCCGTTTCGAACCTCGCACGAACTCGTAGGCAAGCTCGTCGGGGTTTGTGTGGAACAAAAAAAGACCTTGTTTGATTTGGCGGAAGCCGATCGAATTTCGATTTCGGAACACTTTGCAGGAAAGGAATACGAGAACGCGGTTTCTCTTTCCCTTTCCGCGGACAAAAAAATCTCTTACGGAGGAACTTCTAAACAAAGACAGGAAGAGCAGTTAAAAATTGCGCTGGAATCTTTGAAGGAAGCTGAAACATTGTTTTTATGAGAATCATTTCGGGACTTTTTATCCTTATTTCTTTTTTCGCGTGCAATCGAAATCCGTTTGCTCAAAGCAAATACCAACCGGAAGTTTATACACCTTCTTCTGTGGTTGTTCCTCGTCCGGATACTGCGGTGATTCCTTTACCGGATAAACCTGCGGTTTACGCGATCTTCTTAACCACACAAGGAAACATGGCCGTTGAACTTTTCGACAAAGACGCTCCGAAAACGGTTCAGAACTTCGTCGATCTCGCTCAAGGTGAAAAAGAATTCTTAACTCGCAACGGACAAAAGGTGAAAAAACCTTTTTATGACGGACTTACGTTTCATCGAGTCATCGAAAACTTTATGATCCAAGGCGGTTGTCCGAACGGAGACGGAACCGGCGGACCGGGTTATCGTTTTGACGACGAGATCAACGGAAAGTCCCTCGGACTCGATAAGATCCAAGCCGGACAAGCTCCTTACTATCAATACCAACTGCAAAGAGCGGTCGCCAATGAACTTCAAATCAAAAATAGAGAAGAGGCCGAGTCGAAACGCGAGCTGATCGAAAAGGCTTTCGAAGACGCGAAGAAATTATCCGTTCTCGAAATTCTTTTTAGAACCGGATACAAATACAATGAAACTCTAAACTCTCATAGAGCGATCAAAGGATCCCTTGCAATGGCGAACGCGGGACCGAACACGAACGGTTCTCAATTCTTCATCAACCAAGTGGAGACCCCGCATTTGGACGGACTTCATACGGTATTCGGACAACTCGTATCTGGAGCCGACGTCGTAGATAGGATCGTAAAAGCCGGTAATTCAAAAACGGTCATCAAAAAAGTTCTCATCGTGGACAAAAGAACGGCGGTAGCACCGGCGCAATGACAACCTTACCGGACAAGGCTCAGGCGGGAATTTATCTCGCGGTTGTAAAGGAACTGGCGAGTTATTCTTCCGGTTCCAGCACGAGCCGTATTCTCGACCGCTTGTCCGTACTTCCCGCGCACGATCAGGACTCCAGAACCGCGATTTTGGAAACGAGCGAAGGGAAGAATCTTCCCGATCGTCTGGTGGGAATCATCAAAATCTTTCGAATCATTCATTCCAAACGACAGGAAGTCCATTCGTTTTACGAAGTGGCGATGGCGAGATACGGAACGATCAATTCTTTGACCGCAAAAAGAAGACCGACCGACGACGAAGCGAGAATCAAACAGATTCTCACGGACTATATTCTAAAAATTGAATCCTTTTTCGAAAAGAACGACATAGGCGACGAAGCCCTGATCAAGGAAATCAACCGATTCTTAACCGAACTCGAATCCTTGAGCCAGGTAAACGAGGACAATTTATCAGCGCTCATTCTTTCCTCAAAGGCGATATCTCTCATACAACCTCCTATGGAAAAACTGATCTCTTGTTACGGCGATTATGAGAAGGTGGAACATATTCTCAAACGATTGATCCGAATTTCCGAGATGATCATCGAGGACGCAAAGGCTCCGGGTTGATCTAAAAATCCGTATTTTTTCGCGGGTTTTGGGAGAATTTGCCGAAAATAAACCAGAATGATCCGGATTCTCTTCGCAATCTTACTCACGCCTACGCTTCTTCTTGCGTTTCCGAAACGAGACGCTCGCGGTTCCGTTTCCGAGAACTATCTCAAACAACAAGGAATCATCACCCTGGATCTGAAAAAGATTCATTACCGTGAAAACGATCGGATTCCGGTGAAGATGTCGATCACTAACACAGGAAACGAAGTCGTTCGGATCTTTCCATCGGGCCGAGATCTAGAATCGTATCGAATCGTCGTCCGCGACGAGGACGGAAATCAGATTCCGGAACGCGACGAGGAAAGAAGAATCGATTCCGTATTAAAAAGAAGAAACACGATCGAATCTCTGGAAGGAAAAGAAGTGAAGGAAATCATTCTTCACAAGGACGAGGTTTTTTCCAAAGAGATCGATTTGAATTCCCGTTTCGATTTGAATCCGGGAAAGAAATATTTCGTAACCGCATACTTTCATCCGAACGTTCACGAAATGCCCGCGTTGTTCATCCGTTCCCGCAATCAGCCTTATTTCTTTTACGAAGAAAAACACAGCGAACCGGTTCTTTCTTCCATTCCTGAAAAGGATCCGACCGTGGACGGACTCGAACCCGAGGAAGTGATCCATCTCTTCTTGGGTTCCGAAAAGAAAAAAAATTGGACCAATCATTTTAAATGGATCTTCTTTCCGGAATATGTGCAAGCCTACGATCAGTATTCGGAAGAATACAACCGGGCCGAAGAATCGGAACGGGATTTTTTAATCGAGAATTTCAAACGTTATCTTACGGAATCCAGAGCGGGGCTTCTTCATTCTTATAGAATTTTGAACACCGAAAACGTTTCGATCGGTCTTGCAAAAGTAACGGTTCTTGTGGAAAGAAGACTGAATCGCTTGCGTTCTAAATACGAATATACTTATACTCTAAGAAGGGTTCCCGACGAACAGGGAGGCTTTTGGAAAGTGTCTAACTTAGTGGCGAAGGTGAAGAAATGACAGAGATTTTATCGCAGGATGAAATTGACGCGCTACTCAGCGCCATCAGTTCCGGAGAAGTAAACGAATCGGATTACGCGTCCGTTTCCGAACAAAAGAAAGTAAAGATCTACGACTTCAAACGTCCGGATAAATTTTCAAAAGACCAGATTCGTACCTTGCAGATGATGCACGAAACATTCGCACGTTTGGCGACCACGGGTTTATCGGCTCAGCTTCGAGCGCTCGTTTCGGTTCACGTTGCTTCGGTGGATCAGTTGACATACGAAGAATTCATTCGTTCGATCCCGAACCCGACCACACTTGCGGTCATCAATATGGACCCTCTGCGTGGTTCCGCAATTTTAGAAATCGACCCTTCGATTTCGTTTACGATCATCGATCGTTTGTTTGGTGGTAAAGGAGAACAGGCAAAGATCTCCAGAGAACTTTCAGAGATCGAGATGAGCGTTATGGAAGGGATCATTGTAAGAATTCTCGGGAACATGCGAGAATCCTGGTCCACTGTAATCGACTTAAGACCGAGACTCGGGAACATCGAAACGAATCCTCAGTTCGCTCAGGTCGTTCCTCCCAATGACATGGTGGTTTTGATCACACTGGAAACCAAGATCGGTGAGGTGGAAGGAATGACGAACCTGTGTATTCCTTACATCACGATCGAACCGATCATCAACAAGTTATCCGCTCAATACTGGTATTCTTCGATTCGGAAAGGGGAACTCGACGAGAACCGCGCTGTGATCCAAGAACGACTCGATCAGGTTGCGATTCCTTTGATCGCGGAAGTGGGTTCTGTGGACGTTTCCATCAACGACTTTATGAATCTTTCCGTAGGCGACGTCGTAAAACTCGAGAACACTTCCACAAGATCCGAGATGATCGTAAAAGTTGGAGAAAGAAAGAAGTTCAAATGTCTACCGGGAAGAGTGGGAAGCAGACTTGCGATTCAAATCGGGGATCGAGTGGAAGACATTCCGGACGAACTCTTGGGCTCCACACGTTCCGAACAGGAATATTGATCGAAGGTTAAATCGTAAAAATTCTTCCCTGAAGAAAAGCGATTGTGATAACCGTAAGGATCGTGATCGCCGTTTCGGGAAGAATGTAGGTATAAAAAAAGCGGCTCAAGGCCGCTTCGTAAAAACGCCGTCTTCGACGTTTTCGTCGAAGATCGTTTTATCAGAGGGAAATTATTTTTTCCACTGGATACATTCGCCCGGGCATTCGTCCATTTCTTTCTGAACGATCTTCCAGTCTTCTTCCGGAATCGGAGCTTGGTTTACCGATTCTCCTCCGATATGAGTTTCCGAAGTATCATTGTCATCCATTTGAAAGTATTTCGGAAGATTGTCCGCACACTGATTGCAGGACGTGCAGTTATCCTTATCTACATACGCAATTTTAGTCGCCATAGGCCTCGATTCTCCTGGGTTGGTTCTCCCGGTCGCTTAAAAAACAGGTTCCAAGATCAATTTTCTAATCACTTCTTAGACGGCAAGTCCTTTTCTTAGGTTCTTCCTTGGCCGGGGAAGGTCGCGATTTCTTTTCTTTGGGCTTTTGGGAAGAATCGCTACAACTTCCCGAAAGCGAATTAGGGAAAACTGTGGACTTGAAATAAATTTCGTGTTACCTTGCCCGGAAAGAATTTATGAATGGGAGAACCAGAATGATTCAAAAAGGTTTGTGCCTTGCATTGATCGTCTTATTCGCAATCGACTGTGGAAAATCCAAAAAAGAAGACCTCCAGGGCGGGGTTTTTACCTTTATCAAAGGAACCGTTAAACTTTCGGATAAAACCGGAAAAGAAAAGAAAGTAGGCCTTTCGGAGTTCATTCTTCCCGAGGATAAAATCGAAACGACTAAGGATTCTTATGCGGATATCCAATTGATGGACGGGGTTGTCATTCGTATTAAGGAAAATACGAGCCTAACCCTGAACAAGATTTATGTGGATTCTAAAAACGCGGAGATCTATTCGGATATCAGCTTAAACAAAGGAAAGATCTTTTCCAAAGTCGGAACCAAGCTGAGCAAGTCTTCCGGATTTAAGGTAACAACTCCTACGTCCACGGCGGCGGTTCGCGGAACGGATTTCCAAGTGGAAGTGGAAGGAAACAAAACCGAAACTTTAGTTTCCGACGGAGCGGTTGAAGTTACCGACAACGATAACCCGGATCAAACGAACACCGCAGACGCCGGTGAAAAAGTGGTTTCCGACGGTAAGAATCAGAAAGAGGAAAAACTTTCCGACGAAGAACTGAAAGAACTTCAAGAAGACTCCGCTACCGTTCAATCCGTTACGGAAGAACAAAGACAAAGAATCGAAGAAATTCTAAAAGACTTCAAAGAGAACAAGGAAAGAATTCTTCAAGGTCTGGAAGATCAAAAACAAAGAAACCAAGAATTGATCAATTCTACGAAAGAAGAAAACCGTAGAATGATCGACGAAGTGAAAGAGTCCGGCAAGGCTGAAAAAGAAGCCATCAAAAACGCCGCAGACGAAGAAAAGAAAAACATCAAGGCCGGTATCGACAAGGATAAGGAAGCTCTTGAAAATTCCAGAAAGTCTCTCAAAGATCAGGTGAAACCTCAGTAATCTTACTGAAATTACACGTGTCTCCGAAAGCCTCGGTTTCGTTTTGTAAAACGAAGTCGAGGCTTTTTTGTTTTAGGGGAGAATGTTTGAGGATTTGTCGTAGTTCCGACAACACGCGCGACGAAAAAGTCACTTGCGAAAATTAGAATTTTCTGATATAGGAAATTCGTCCGGAAATTCCCGCCACCTCACCCCCCACCCAAAACAGGGCGGGGCCCGGGTTTTTCACTAAAAAATTTGTAGGAACTCCTACAAATCCTATTCTCCTTTAGCGTCGTTTCTCACTTTAAAATAAAGAATGATCGAAGTGAATATGAACGTGAAAATGTTCGCGAGAATGATCGGAAAATCCTGTTTCAAACATCCGTAGATAAACCAAAGGACGACGCCGGTAACGAACACAACATACATGTTTCTCGAAATATCCTTCGTGCTCCCGCCCATGACGATTCGAATGAGCTGAGGCAAAAATGAAACCGTTGTAAGAAGTGAAGCGATATAACCTAAAAACGTAATAGAGTCCATTGTGTTAAAACGACTAAGCCTTTTTGTATTCTCGGCTGACTACGGTTTTGATTCCGCCTCTCGCATTGTAATCTCCGATGACTTTGAGATATTTCGGATCGATCGAGGAGATTAGATCTTCCATGATCTTATTGACCAAAAATTCATGAAAGATTCCGACGTTTCTATAACTGAGAATGTATTCTTTGAAGGACTTGAGTTCGATACAACGTTGGGTTGGAATGTAGGAAACGTAAATGACTCCGAAATCGGGAAGCCCGGTCTTCGGACAAACCGCCGTAAACTCTGGAACCGTAAAATCGATTGTATAATCCTTTCCCTCGTAAACATTGGTGAAAGATTCGATTTCGGGAGTTTTCAGAGAAGGGATATGATCCTGTCTTCCGTCGTAAGTCTCTGGATGATTCGTTTCCATGGATAGTTCCTTGATGACCAGACTTTTCGATCTCTCCATAGCGAAAATTCTTTTTCCCGTCCCGAATCTTGATCAAAGACCCAAAGAGGGGTGGAATGGAAATCCAAAAGAAAATTGCCGTAGTAGATTTTGGTGGGCAATACGCTCACTTGATTGCGTCCAGAATCCGAAGACTCGGAGCTTATACGGAAATTCTCTCCAACGAAGAACCTCCTTCCAATTATAAAAAGTATTCCGGCATCATTCTTTCCGGCGGACCCGAAAGCGTTTACGAAAAGGATTCTCCGACGATCACGAATCAAATCTTCGAACTCGGAATTCCGGTTCTCGGAATCTGCTACGGGCACCAACTCATCATGAAACTTTTAGGCGGAGTTGTGGAACGTTCCGGCACGGGAGAATACGGTCCCGCGTCCTTGGAGCTTCACGTTTCCAACGGAAATTCTCTCTTGAAAAATTTCGTAGGCGGCGAACAGGTTTGGATGAATCACGCCGACGAAGTCGTAAAACTTCCCGAAGGTTTTACGAGAATCGCGTCTTCTAAGGATTGCGGTTATGCGGTTGTGGAGAATTCCTCCAAAAAGATTTTCGGGATTCAGTTTCACGCGGAAGTTTCTCACAGCGAAAAGGGTTCCGTTCTTTTGGACAACTTCATCGGAATCTGCGGAGCTTCGAGAACCTGGGGAATCGATCAGTTTCTCAAGGAAAAAATCAAAGAGATTCAAGAAACGGTCAAACCGGATCAGAAAATTTTTATGCTCGTTTCGGGTGGAGTGGATTCCACGGTTTCTTATCTTCTTTTGTGTAAGGCTCTCGGCGCGGAAAAAGTTCTCGGATTTTTGATCGACACGGGTTTTATGAGAAAGGGAGAAGTTCTTCCTCTTCAAGAGAAACTAACGTCTCAAAACATTCACCTAACTGTGAGAGACGAGTCTGCATTATTTTACGAAAGTCTAAAGGGAAAATCCGATCCCGAAGAAAAAAGAAAGATCGTTGGAAATCTATTCTTAGAAGCGCGGGACCGCGCCGTAAAGGATTTGGATCTGGAACACGGGGATTGGCTTCTCGGTCAAGGAACGATTTATCCGGATACAATCGAATCCGGCGGAACCAAACATTCTCATACGATCAAAACGCATCACAACCGAGTCGAGGCCATTCAAAAACTCATCGAAGAAGGAAAGGTGATCGAACCGATCCGCGATTTGTATAAGGATGAGGTAAGAGATCTCGGAGTTCTTCTGGGTTTGGAACCGGAGTGGGTGGGTCGTCATCCTTTCCCCGGACCGGGTCTTGTGGTTCGTATGCTTGCCGTTGAAAAAAAAGGAACGGACGAGGATCAAAAGGCGATCGATTCTTATCTTTCTACTCAGAATGGATTGGAAGGAAAGATTCTCCCCGTTGCGAGCGTTGGTGTAAAAGGGGATAGAAGGTCTTATGCCAACTGTGCGGTGTTAAACGACATCGGAACGGATTGGAAAAGTTTGGATAAGGTTGCGACTCATCTTTCCAATCAATTCTCGTTTATCAATCGTGTGGTTCTTTTGCCATTCGAGCCGGAAGTTAAAAAATTGAACTTCCGATTTACGGGAATGCAATTGGATAAGAATTGTTCCGATCTTCTCCGAGAAGCGGATCACGCCGTGGAATCCGTAATTCGCAAAGCGGGTCTTTACGATAAGATCTGGCAGATGCCGGTGGTTCTTTTGCCGATCGGAGAAAAGGAGAATGAAAAGAGTATCGTTCTTCGTCCCGTGGAATCCCAGGAAGCGATGACCGCGAACTTCTTTCCGATGGAACCTTCCCTTTTACAACAGATCAAAACCGAGGTTTCCAAAATTCCGGGAATTCGATACGTATTTTTCGATTTAACGAACAAACCTCCCGGAACGATTGAGTGGGAATGAGGAAATTAGAATATTCTATTTTTATTATGTTTTTATAAACATCCGATTTCATCGGATTTGATTGTGTAGTTTATTGGATCGGATTTTCGATTTTGTAAACCTTCACCGCTTGCGATTTGCCTTTAACGGTAACCTCGTCTAAAAAGACGTGTTGAAACCGTTCGGGTTCTTTCAAAGAAGCGATCGTCACCTCGCTCGCAATGATTGAACATTGGAACTGTTTCGTTAGACCTTCGATTCGAGAAGCCAAATTGACGCTGTCCCCGATCACCGTTCCTTCCATACGATTTTCGTGACCGATGATACCCAACATAAGATGACCCGTATGAATTCCGATTCCGATATCGATCGGATCTTGACCTTGTTCTTCCCGCATTTGATTGAATTTTTTTAAGGCGCGCATCATCGCAAGAGAGGCTTCGACCGCGTCTTCGGCTCTTGCAGGAAAGATCGCCATAATTGCGTCTCCGATAAACTTATCGATAAAACCCGAATGTTCTTTGATCAAAGGCGCAATCATCCCGAGGTAGTCGTTGATAAAACGAAAGTTCTCGTTCGGGGTCATCTTTTCGGAAAGGGTAGTAAATCCTCGGATATCCGAAAACATAACCGTCATCAAACCTTCCGTCTGATCCGCGAGTTGGGTTTCCAAAATCGACTTCTTGCTGAGTATGGAAAGAAGTTCTTTTGGAACGAATCGGCTGTAGGCCTCGGACAATTGTTGTTGTGTGTGATAGGCCGCGGCGTTTTCGATCGCGACCGCGATCTGATTTCCTACGATGCTCAAGATCATTTCGTCCAGAAGTTTAAAAGCGTTGATCTCCTCGCTTTCCACCGCAAAAACACCGAGCAGTTTTTCCTTTACGAGAAGGGGGATCGCGATTTGACTTTTTGCGTCTTTAAGGCCGGGTAGTTCGATCTTCTTTTCCTCCATTCCCATGGATTGTCCGATCTGTCCCGCATAACGCATCTGCGTGCTGATTCCCACCATACGCATAATCTTTCTTTTTTTCGCGACTACTCCGATCACTCCTTTTCCGAATTCTACCGTCGCACCGATCCCGCTTTGTTCGTAACCTCGGCTTGCGACGACTTTTAGAAGTTCGCAATTCTCTTCCACCATAAGAATCATCGCGTGTTTGAACCCGAAAACCTCGTCCATCACCTTCATGATTCTTTCGAAGATCAGAACCAGGTCCAACGTGTTGAGAATCTCCGTGGAAATCGATTGGATGATTTCCACTTCTTGAGTTTTCCGATTCAGCTTTTGGTTGAGTTCCTCGATTCCTTTTTGGTTTTCGATAAACTGTTTTTTGAATTCCTCGATTTCCAAGTCGTTTGACACGTTATGCTTCCTTTGCTTCCGAAAGAATCCGCGCAGAACGGACCTCGAAAATATCGGCGGCCTTGAGTTTGAAAATTTCGCTCATCCCGGACATGGAAGCGATCGCGTCCAACTGCATTTCCATCGCGTCGAATAGATCGCCTTCGGTTTCGGTTCTTTGGTAGTATATGTCCATGATCCAAGGTTCCAACGTTTCCGGATTGAGAACTTGAAGCATCGCGTATTTGTTTTCCACGGAATTCGTATGTGTTTTACCGAAGAATTGATTCGAGATCGCAACGTGAGAATCGTCCACTTGATACACTTGGCTTACGATCGTAGCGTTCGGGATTCCTTCCTTGGAAGAAGTAACCATGATACTCGGAACGATTCCTTGCAGACAGGGTTGAAGATTTTCAGGTATCATTTTAGTTTTTCTCCCGCCTTCGCTCCCGGTGATTGATCAAAGAGTTCGCTCAATTCGAACGTGATCGCAATCGCAGGTTTCAAAATGTATTTTCTCCATCCTTCTCCCGCTTTGGGTCCGAAGAATAAGGAACTCGTTTCTCCACCGGCTTCTCGAATGTTTTTCATAAGTTCGTAATCTTCTTCCGTGCAGCTTTCGATTCCGGTAACCTTTCCCTTGAATTGACGGGTTTGAAAGGAGGACATGTGCGCGATCGTGGTTGCAATCTGTGCATTGTCCTCTATGTCCTGCAAACAATGAGACGCGACGACCTGAGGCAACAATACGGTCATTCTTTTTTGGTCCTCGCTCAAACGGACTCCGAACGCCCTTGCGAAATGAGGTCTTAGTTTCGAATCTCTTGTGGCTATGCTGATGGACAAGGGTCCTAATAGATTTCCCGTCTCTTCTTGTGATAACATTTGGAATTTTCCTCCGATAAAAAGTGATTCACAGTGTACATCCGAGGAATTTACGCAAGAAGAATCGAAAAATGCGACAGTCTGATCTTTGAAATTACATTCAATATTTATAAATTAATATTTGTGAATAAATCGTATTTTGGACGCGTTAGAATTCAGGGTTTAAATCTGAAGAGTTGCATATAAGTTGAAGACGACTGCGATTTTTTCTAAAATTTTAGAAAGATTGATATATTCTTAAAACTGAATATACTCTGTTTACTTTTCGGACAAGGGGTAGGTGCGGTTTTCAAAAACAAATTCGAGCTTTCCGTGAACGTTTGTAATTCGTTTGGAAAATTCAAGAAGCAATTCGGAGGAAAAAGTTCCCCATTCCTCAAGAGGCGCGGGATGAATTAAGGATTCTTCGCGGATTTTTAAATTCTCGGGTTGAAAAAACACCGAAAGATTCGGTGAATAATACAGTTTACCATTCTCCAGTTTTTTAAAAACAAAAACCGTAGTCGCGGGTTGGATGAAATTCCATTCTCCGTTGCAAACCGACAGAAATGGATATTCGGAATGTTCTCCCGTATCGTTCTTACGAATTCTTTCGTTGAAAAAATCCAGAAATTCCGGATCCTTCAATTCGGAAGAATC
It encodes:
- the lsa33 gene encoding surface adhesin Lsa33, with amino-acid sequence MIQKGLCLALIVLFAIDCGKSKKEDLQGGVFTFIKGTVKLSDKTGKEKKVGLSEFILPEDKIETTKDSYADIQLMDGVVIRIKENTSLTLNKIYVDSKNAEIYSDISLNKGKIFSKVGTKLSKSSGFKVTTPTSTAAVRGTDFQVEVEGNKTETLVSDGAVEVTDNDNPDQTNTADAGEKVVSDGKNQKEEKLSDEELKELQEDSATVQSVTEEQRQRIEEILKDFKENKERILQGLEDQKQRNQELINSTKEENRRMIDEVKESGKAEKEAIKNAADEEKKNIKAGIDKDKEALENSRKSLKDQVKPQ
- a CDS encoding heme-binding domain-containing protein, with product MKKKILLSFAAAILLLQFLPLKPPEGKNQNEIQTSDEVKKILKKSCYDCHSDLTVWPWYSKIFPVNAYLFHHVDEGKAELNFSQWGELSKKEKSNKGDSILETLEEGEMPPSDYVLLHPSAKITKEELEVLKNWIHDLEEEYQKE
- the argH gene encoding argininosuccinate lyase, which codes for MTGKEKKLWGGRFQEKASSIMERIGESVSFDHKLYREDIQGSIAHARMLKQIGILNAEELSKIETSLAQIKTELEEGKLEFKSELEDIHMHIESRLTELIGETGKKLHTARSRNDQVTQDVRLYILNQGKGILRSIVNLRISLYEKAQQSVDVIIPGYTHLQVAQPIRASQYLLSWFWALERDQEFLRFALKASGELALGSGAMAGVNYPTDREFLKKELGLSKVSPNSMDGVSSRDHILQFLFASSQLMIHASRICEDIILYSSQEFGILRLPDSLTTGSSIMPQKKNPDIAELIRGKAGRVIGNLNHLLVMLKGLPSTYNRDLQEDKLALFDSIETVQISLEGIREMIEGWVWVPERAESSLKNGFATATDLADFLVNEKKIPFRTSHELVGKLVGVCVEQKKTLFDLAEADRISISEHFAGKEYENAVSLSLSADKKISYGGTSKQRQEEQLKIALESLKEAETLFL
- the queF gene encoding preQ(1) synthase yields the protein METNHPETYDGRQDHIPSLKTPEIESFTNVYEGKDYTIDFTVPEFTAVCPKTGLPDFGVIYVSYIPTQRCIELKSFKEYILSYRNVGIFHEFLVNKIMEDLISSIDPKYLKVIGDYNARGGIKTVVSREYKKA
- the guaA gene encoding glutamine-hydrolyzing GMP synthase — encoded protein: MEIQKKIAVVDFGGQYAHLIASRIRRLGAYTEILSNEEPPSNYKKYSGIILSGGPESVYEKDSPTITNQIFELGIPVLGICYGHQLIMKLLGGVVERSGTGEYGPASLELHVSNGNSLLKNFVGGEQVWMNHADEVVKLPEGFTRIASSKDCGYAVVENSSKKIFGIQFHAEVSHSEKGSVLLDNFIGICGASRTWGIDQFLKEKIKEIQETVKPDQKIFMLVSGGVDSTVSYLLLCKALGAEKVLGFLIDTGFMRKGEVLPLQEKLTSQNIHLTVRDESALFYESLKGKSDPEEKRKIVGNLFLEARDRAVKDLDLEHGDWLLGQGTIYPDTIESGGTKHSHTIKTHHNRVEAIQKLIEEGKVIEPIRDLYKDEVRDLGVLLGLEPEWVGRHPFPGPGLVVRMLAVEKKGTDEDQKAIDSYLSTQNGLEGKILPVASVGVKGDRRSYANCAVLNDIGTDWKSLDKVATHLSNQFSFINRVVLLPFEPEVKKLNFRFTGMQLDKNCSDLLREADHAVESVIRKAGLYDKIWQMPVVLLPIGEKENEKSIVLRPVESQEAMTANFFPMEPSLLQQIKTEVSKIPGIRYVFFDLTNKPPGTIEWE
- a CDS encoding peptidylprolyl isomerase; its protein translation is MRIISGLFILISFFACNRNPFAQSKYQPEVYTPSSVVVPRPDTAVIPLPDKPAVYAIFLTTQGNMAVELFDKDAPKTVQNFVDLAQGEKEFLTRNGQKVKKPFYDGLTFHRVIENFMIQGGCPNGDGTGGPGYRFDDEINGKSLGLDKIQAGQAPYYQYQLQRAVANELQIKNREEAESKRELIEKAFEDAKKLSVLEILFRTGYKYNETLNSHRAIKGSLAMANAGPNTNGSQFFINQVETPHLDGLHTVFGQLVSGADVVDRIVKAGNSKTVIKKVLIVDKRTAVAPAQ
- a CDS encoding SemiSWEET transporter — translated: MDSITFLGYIASLLTTVSFLPQLIRIVMGGSTKDISRNMYVVFVTGVVLWFIYGCLKQDFPIILANIFTFIFTSIILYFKVRNDAKGE
- the fliM gene encoding flagellar motor switch protein FliM; the protein is MTEILSQDEIDALLSAISSGEVNESDYASVSEQKKVKIYDFKRPDKFSKDQIRTLQMMHETFARLATTGLSAQLRALVSVHVASVDQLTYEEFIRSIPNPTTLAVINMDPLRGSAILEIDPSISFTIIDRLFGGKGEQAKISRELSEIEMSVMEGIIVRILGNMRESWSTVIDLRPRLGNIETNPQFAQVVPPNDMVVLITLETKIGEVEGMTNLCIPYITIEPIINKLSAQYWYSSIRKGELDENRAVIQERLDQVAIPLIAEVGSVDVSINDFMNLSVGDVVKLENTSTRSEMIVKVGERKKFKCLPGRVGSRLAIQIGDRVEDIPDELLGSTRSEQEY
- a CDS encoding ferredoxin, producing MATKIAYVDKDNCTSCNQCADNLPKYFQMDDNDTSETHIGGESVNQAPIPEEDWKIVQKEMDECPGECIQWKK